In endosymbiont of Galathealinum brachiosum, the DNA window AAAACTTAAAATTTCACCTCGATCATCAATACCTTTAGAAAGGTTATCTACAATTTTTTTCAGTTGATCAATTTTACCGCCATCAGGCTTTTTCCAGTTACGTCCTTGCACACCATAGACGCGCCCCATATCATCTTCACCTTTACGATGTGAATTCTCGAGCCAGACTTTATTATCATTGGCATTTGCATCCCATGTTTTGGTACCAAGAGCACGAAAGTCTGCTGCATTATCATATCCACGTATATAACCAAGGAATTCAGCAATAGCAGATCTCCAATAACTTTTACGTGTCGTAACCAGTGGAAATTCATTCGCTCCAACATCATATGTTAAATCAGCATTAACAACAGTCAGACATTTTTTACCCGTTCGTTTATTCTCAATCCAGTGTCCTTCATCGATAATACGTTGACACAAATCTAAATACTGTTTCATGATGATAAGTTACTTTGTTTTTTGTATGACATTATAAGAATAGTTAAACCAAAAATCACCATAGGTATAGAGAGTTGCTGTCCCTTACTCATCCAGTCGAACATAACAAATCCAAGGTGAGCGTCAGGTGTACGGAAGAATTCCGTTATAAAACGTAACATTCCATAACTGATCATAAATACACCACTTACCGCCATTATTGGTCTTGGTTTGCGAGAGTAAATAAATAAAATCAAAAATAGAATAACACCTTCTGTAAGCGCCTGATAAAGCGATGATGGATGTCGAGCTATTTTAT includes these proteins:
- a CDS encoding thymidylate synthase, with amino-acid sequence MKQYLDLCQRIIDEGHWIENKRTGKKCLTVVNADLTYDVGANEFPLVTTRKSYWRSAIAEFLGYIRGYDNAADFRALGTKTWDANANDNKVWLENSHRKGEDDMGRVYGVQGRNWKKPDGGKIDQLKKIVDNLSKGIDDRGEILSFYNPGEFHMGCLRPCMHTHTFSLLGDTLYLTSYQRSCDIPLGQNFNQVQVFFFLKIMAQITGNKPGLAYHKIVNAHIYEDQLELMRDVQLKREPFPSPRLEINPDIKSLEDLETWVTLDDFEVTDYQHHEPISYPFSV